In a genomic window of Bubalus bubalis isolate 160015118507 breed Murrah chromosome 17, NDDB_SH_1, whole genome shotgun sequence:
- the TMEM191C gene encoding transmembrane protein 191C, which translates to MAEAQELLLQLQKDNRDGRLRKQELEELVRGLEAESESLTARLQDLSERERGCGQLLPPPGVWAPRGGGRRVDAASAAEPQFPLRSLQRRRSQAARALRGEAREAARERADRARGLLEAAEQRQRDLEQQNRQLQEQWEELSSQLFYYGGEQLSQQRAEQQLGTQLAALQKQLELVEAKHTMQAEALRQGARRMDEAWASFQEQSGVLQELQGKVMEAAAALDSSRGGPEPCDSQPRRGQDCAGSLMEEVAKADCEKRLFGAGATGFRLWALGALQTLLLLPLGVMALPLLYLTLVNPSALRRGLARPGSDAALRRLRYTLAPLLQLRARGLLPA; encoded by the exons ATGGCCGAGgctcaggagctgctgctgcagctgcagaAGGACAACCGCGACGGGCGGCTGCGGaagcaggagctggaggagctggTGCGCGGGCTGGAGGCCGAGAGCGAGAGCCTCACCGCGCGTCTGCAGGACCTGAGCGAGCGCGAGCGCGGGTGCGGGCAGCTCCTCCCCCCGCCCGGCGTGTGGGCACCGCGAGGGGGCGGGCGGCGTGTGGACGCGGCCTCGGCAgcggagcctcagtttcccctccgcAGCCTGCAGCGTCGGCGGAGCCAGGCGGCGCGGGCCCTGCGTGGGGAGGCGCGCGAGGCGGCGCGGGAGCGCGCGGACCGGGCGCGCGGGCTGCTGGAGGCGGCGGAGCAGCGCCAGCGGGACCTG GAGCAGCAGAACCGACAGCTGCAGGAGCAGTGGGAGGAGCTGTCAAGCCAG ctcttctACTACGGAGGAGAGCAACTGAGCCAGCAGCGGGCGGAGCAGCAGCTCGGGACGCAACTGGCGGCCCTGCAG AAACAACTGGAGCTGGTGGAGGCCAAGCACACCATGCAGGCGGAGGCCCTGCGGCAG GGCGCACGGAGGATGGATGAGGCCTGGGCCAGCTTCCAGGAGCAGAGCGGAGTCTTGCAG GAGTTGCAGGGGAAGGTGATGGAGGCGGCGGCTGCACTCGACAGCTCGCGGGGCGGCCCGGAGCC GTGCGACTCACAGCCCCGCCGGGGGCAGGACTGCGCGGGCTCGCTCATGGAAGAGGTGGCCAAGGCGGACTGT GAGAAGCGGCTGTTCGGCGCGGGTGCGACGGGCTTCAG GCTGTGGGCGCTGGGCGCGCTgcagacgctgctgctgctgccgctgggCGTCATGGCGCTGCCGCTGCTCTATCTGACACTGGTGAACCCCTCGGCCCTGCGCCGCGGCCTTGCGCGCCCGGGCTCGGACGCCGCCCTGCGCCGCCTGCGCTACACGCTGGCCCCGCTGCTGCAGCTGCGTGCGCGCGGACTGCTGCCCGCCTAG